From a region of the Mucilaginibacter auburnensis genome:
- a CDS encoding DUF5700 domain-containing putative Zn-dependent protease: MVAKLTLFVFSIFFCLSVSAYTPPEKLNVSIDFESARLISVLLAKKSVTAAELDKAANVYGSKQLIEKVKGYSGADVSVFKSTLREVIETGTVKGNDPYNWKEVKNNLKAINLLLNKLSASPDAFINDIKLKIEAYTSDQVNANIKACFLIGGGSLGFTQGDGMTFNVALQKIGDDYDGLKLLVAHELYHSIQAAGQASRNVSKTAMAYHVKATYAMLYNLWSEGTASLVGDFTGMKSVAPFSKTQIAEYDKNAGRKRENFALFEALAYKCYTDSASRLYGALYNIGFSTAFDETSYYVGYEMSKKISQYMGKKAIADELTQDLLSFIETYIKLYKEHPEDKAFIRFDASTENIVQQLAKWRNNI; encoded by the coding sequence ATGGTCGCTAAACTTACGTTATTCGTCTTCTCAATATTTTTTTGCCTTAGCGTTTCTGCATATACACCTCCGGAAAAACTAAATGTTTCCATTGATTTTGAAAGTGCGCGGTTGATTTCGGTATTATTAGCAAAAAAAAGTGTTACAGCAGCTGAGCTTGATAAAGCCGCAAACGTTTATGGTAGCAAGCAATTGATAGAAAAGGTAAAAGGCTATAGTGGTGCTGATGTCAGCGTTTTCAAGTCTACCCTTCGCGAAGTGATTGAGACAGGAACCGTTAAAGGCAATGATCCTTACAACTGGAAAGAGGTTAAAAACAACCTAAAGGCAATAAACCTGTTGCTCAACAAACTGTCGGCATCGCCGGATGCCTTTATTAATGATATTAAGCTTAAGATCGAAGCTTACACCTCTGATCAGGTCAATGCAAATATAAAAGCGTGTTTCTTAATAGGTGGAGGATCGTTGGGCTTTACCCAAGGCGATGGAATGACCTTTAACGTGGCTCTACAAAAAATTGGAGACGATTATGATGGGCTGAAGTTGTTAGTAGCGCACGAGCTTTATCATAGTATACAGGCTGCCGGGCAAGCCTCAAGAAATGTAAGTAAAACGGCCATGGCTTATCATGTAAAAGCTACTTACGCTATGCTCTATAACTTGTGGTCTGAAGGCACAGCCAGCCTCGTAGGTGATTTCACAGGCATGAAATCCGTTGCGCCATTTTCAAAAACCCAGATTGCCGAGTATGATAAAAATGCGGGGCGTAAAAGGGAAAACTTTGCTTTGTTTGAAGCGCTCGCTTATAAATGCTATACCGATTCTGCTTCCCGATTGTATGGTGCGTTGTACAACATCGGCTTTAGCACTGCGTTTGATGAAACATCTTATTACGTAGGTTATGAAATGAGCAAAAAGATAAGCCAATACATGGGTAAGAAGGCTATTGCCGACGAGCTAACCCAAGACCTGCTTTCCTTCATCGAAACTTATATCAAACTTTATAAAGAGCATCCGGAGGATAAAGCCTTTATCAGGTTTGATGCATCTACAGAAAATATTGTTCAGCAATTAGCTAAATGGCGAAATAACATTTAA
- a CDS encoding Crp/Fnr family transcriptional regulator, whose amino-acid sequence MDALIAHIKKFIVLSSDEEHEIQKHFKIITLKKKAWLLTEGQICKSNYFVEKGCLRMYYITEKGTEQITQFALENWWLADHMSLMMQKPSPFFIQAVEDTHVATLDFAKQEELLQQVPKMERYFRLMMQRGFAAMQMRVKYLHDFSKEEAYMQFSASFPDFVQRVPQYMLASYLGLTPEYLSEIRKKKH is encoded by the coding sequence ATGGATGCATTAATTGCTCACATAAAGAAATTTATTGTTTTAAGTTCTGACGAGGAGCATGAAATACAAAAGCACTTCAAAATTATTACGCTTAAAAAGAAGGCATGGCTGTTAACCGAAGGGCAGATATGTAAAAGCAATTACTTTGTTGAAAAAGGCTGTTTGCGGATGTATTATATAACTGAGAAAGGAACCGAGCAAATAACCCAGTTTGCTTTAGAGAACTGGTGGCTGGCCGACCATATGAGTTTGATGATGCAGAAACCCTCGCCTTTTTTTATTCAGGCGGTTGAGGATACGCATGTAGCGACTCTTGACTTTGCCAAACAGGAAGAGTTATTGCAACAGGTGCCTAAAATGGAGAGGTACTTCCGGCTGATGATGCAACGCGGATTTGCGGCTATGCAAATGCGGGTTAAATACCTGCATGATTTTTCTAAGGAAGAAGCTTATATGCAGTTCAGCGCCTCGTTTCCTGATTTTGTACAACGGGTACCGCAATACATGCTGGCCTCTTATTTAGGGCTAACGCCGGAGTATTTGAGCGAGATCAGGAAGAAAAAACATTAG
- a CDS encoding carboxymuconolactone decarboxylase family protein, with protein sequence MSNRINIQQLQPEAYKAMFPLENYVRTSGLSATHRELIKIRASQINGCAFCINMHTADARKNGETEQRIYLLNAWREVNGLYTEEERALLALTEEVTLIHQHGVSNETYEKAISAFGEEGVAKIIVAIMAINAWNRMAIATQMQPEGV encoded by the coding sequence ATGAGCAACAGAATCAACATCCAGCAATTACAGCCCGAAGCCTACAAAGCAATGTTTCCGTTAGAAAACTATGTGAGAACATCAGGACTTTCTGCCACACACAGAGAACTAATTAAGATCAGGGCGTCACAAATAAACGGTTGTGCCTTTTGTATAAACATGCATACTGCCGATGCACGCAAGAATGGCGAAACAGAACAACGCATATACCTGCTTAACGCCTGGCGTGAGGTAAACGGACTTTATACCGAAGAAGAACGCGCCCTGCTTGCCCTTACCGAGGAAGTTACATTAATACACCAGCATGGGGTTAGTAACGAAACATATGAAAAAGCCATATCAGCATTTGGTGAAGAAGGCGTAGCAAAAATTATAGTTGCCATAATGGCCATAAACGCGTGGAACAGAATGGCCATAGCTACACAAATGCAGCCGGAAGGAGTGTAA
- a CDS encoding DUF2167 domain-containing protein, whose amino-acid sequence MKKIFILITVFSLYVLTSMAQVDSVARQIKAIESQFTYQHGAIKIGNGIAVINVPPGFKYLDSIQAEKVLTDVWGNPKGTSKSLGFLLPENQGILSEGSYVFNIEYDAIGYVKDNDADDIDYDELMENMKKEAKEESPEREKQGYSSIEMVGWASKPYYDKDRHILHWAKEIKFGNDSINTLNYNVRVLGRKGVLILNAIATMQELPPVKASIPPVLNSVAFSDGNKYNEFDSSIDNVAAWTLGGLVAGKILAKVGFFALLLKFWKLIAIGAVAAFSAIKKFFGFKKAEPAPAEEETRPIAELPHASAEEKAEADPLTDLPETPSYEKKDKEEDDKNKPVS is encoded by the coding sequence ATGAAAAAAATCTTTATCCTCATCACAGTTTTCTCTCTGTATGTGTTAACCTCTATGGCGCAGGTTGACAGTGTAGCCCGTCAAATTAAAGCTATCGAATCTCAGTTTACCTATCAGCATGGCGCTATTAAAATAGGTAATGGCATTGCGGTTATTAACGTGCCTCCGGGTTTTAAATACCTGGATTCAATTCAAGCGGAAAAAGTGCTAACAGATGTTTGGGGTAATCCAAAAGGTACCAGCAAATCTTTAGGGTTTCTTCTACCCGAAAATCAAGGCATTTTAAGCGAAGGAAGCTACGTATTTAACATTGAGTACGATGCGATTGGTTATGTTAAGGATAATGACGCGGATGATATAGACTATGATGAGCTGATGGAGAATATGAAGAAAGAGGCCAAAGAAGAAAGTCCGGAACGCGAAAAACAGGGCTATTCATCTATTGAAATGGTGGGCTGGGCCTCCAAACCATATTATGATAAGGACCGCCACATTTTACATTGGGCTAAAGAAATAAAATTTGGCAATGACAGTATCAACACTCTTAATTACAACGTGCGGGTGCTTGGGCGCAAAGGTGTACTGATATTGAATGCCATAGCAACCATGCAGGAGCTGCCACCGGTAAAGGCCAGCATTCCGCCGGTTTTGAACAGTGTTGCATTCTCTGACGGAAATAAATACAACGAGTTTGATTCAAGCATTGACAATGTTGCCGCATGGACACTTGGCGGATTGGTTGCAGGTAAGATATTGGCTAAGGTTGGCTTTTTCGCCCTGCTGTTAAAGTTTTGGAAATTGATTGCAATTGGCGCTGTTGCTGCATTTTCGGCCATTAAGAAGTTTTTTGGATTTAAAAAAGCCGAGCCTGCTCCTGCAGAAGAGGAAACTCGACCAATAGCCGAATTGCCCCATGCATCGGCAGAAGAAAAAGCAGAGGCTGATCCGTTAACAGATCTACCTGAAACGCCATCCTACGAGAAAAAAGACAAAGAAGAAGACGATAAAAATAAGCCTGTGTCATAA
- a CDS encoding Na+/H+ antiporter, giving the protein MHHAVIQYSCLLVIILFVVMLAQKIKVAYPILLVLVGLPLGFVPFLRGIEIEPDLIFVIFLPPLLYEAAWNTSWKDFWKWRRVISSFAFPVVIITSCVVAYVSNAIIPGFTLATGFLLGGIVSPPDAVSASSILKTVKVPKRFVTIVEGESLLNDASSLVVFRFALAAILTGSFVFTDAATNFVLVIVMGVAIGIGVALLFYSMHRWLPTSANTDVVLTFISPYVMYIAAESFHFSGVLAVVSGGLFLSARRFQFLSYHSRLQAVSVWQAVSFLLNGIVFMLIGLEFPVVIKNLGDDGLKLAINYSLIITGVLIVARFICSYAASVITVIMSKIITVADASPGWRGPTLLGWTGMRGVVSLAAALSIPLTLKAGVAFPNRDMILFITFNVILITLVVQGLTLPKVVQLVNMPDPDLSVPLERQRQLVRKKLAHLSLNILDEHYNNVCKNNGMVRSLVMRYNAEMQLLKDWDKDDNHDREKFFYDDYLKIMAHLLKEQRKLLHTLNKKEEISDELVKHQFELLDLEEEKLHQHFEAAKE; this is encoded by the coding sequence ATGCATCATGCCGTTATCCAATACTCGTGTTTACTGGTTATAATTTTATTTGTGGTAATGCTGGCCCAGAAAATAAAGGTGGCCTATCCTATACTACTCGTACTTGTTGGTTTGCCGCTTGGCTTTGTGCCTTTCCTTCGCGGTATTGAAATTGAACCCGACCTTATCTTTGTTATCTTTCTGCCACCCTTGCTTTATGAGGCTGCATGGAACACCTCATGGAAGGATTTTTGGAAGTGGCGACGTGTTATATCCAGCTTCGCGTTCCCGGTGGTTATTATTACTTCGTGTGTGGTGGCTTATGTATCAAACGCCATTATACCGGGTTTCACTTTGGCTACCGGCTTTTTACTGGGTGGTATTGTTTCTCCTCCCGATGCGGTTTCTGCAAGTTCTATTTTAAAAACTGTTAAGGTACCCAAGCGCTTTGTAACTATTGTTGAGGGCGAAAGTTTATTGAATGATGCATCCAGTTTGGTGGTGTTCCGCTTTGCTTTAGCGGCTATATTAACAGGCTCATTTGTTTTTACAGATGCTGCAACCAACTTTGTGCTGGTAATTGTAATGGGCGTTGCCATAGGCATAGGCGTTGCATTGCTGTTTTATTCCATGCATCGCTGGCTACCCACATCAGCCAATACCGACGTAGTGCTTACCTTCATCAGTCCTTACGTTATGTATATAGCTGCCGAGAGCTTCCATTTTTCGGGCGTATTGGCGGTAGTGAGTGGCGGCTTGTTTTTGTCGGCAAGGCGGTTTCAGTTCTTATCCTATCACAGCAGGTTACAGGCGGTTAGCGTTTGGCAGGCTGTTTCTTTTCTGCTGAATGGTATTGTTTTTATGCTGATAGGGCTGGAGTTCCCGGTAGTGATCAAAAACCTTGGCGACGATGGTTTGAAACTGGCTATTAACTACAGCCTCATTATAACAGGTGTTTTAATTGTTGCCCGGTTTATCTGCTCATACGCAGCATCGGTTATTACGGTGATAATGAGCAAAATTATAACCGTAGCCGATGCGAGTCCGGGATGGAGAGGACCAACCCTATTAGGATGGACGGGCATGCGCGGAGTAGTATCTTTAGCCGCGGCTTTGAGTATTCCGCTAACACTTAAAGCGGGTGTAGCTTTCCCTAACCGGGATATGATATTGTTCATCACCTTTAATGTGATACTGATAACCTTGGTTGTACAAGGGCTTACGCTGCCAAAAGTTGTTCAATTAGTAAACATGCCCGACCCAGACCTATCTGTACCGTTAGAGCGCCAACGCCAATTGGTACGTAAAAAGCTGGCGCATCTATCGCTTAATATATTAGATGAGCACTATAATAATGTTTGCAAAAATAACGGCATGGTGCGCAGTTTGGTTATGCGCTACAACGCCGAAATGCAGTTGTTAAAAGATTGGGACAAGGATGATAACCACGATCGTGAAAAGTTTTTTTATGATGATTACCTCAAAATAATGGCCCACCTGCTAAAAGAGCAGCGCAAACTATTGCATACCCTCAACAAAAAGGAGGAGATAAGTGATGAACTGGTAAAGCACCAGTTTGAGTTGCTTGACCTGGAAGAAGAAAAGCTGCATCAGCATTTTGAAGCTGCTAAAGAGTAG
- a CDS encoding SDR family NAD(P)-dependent oxidoreductase has protein sequence MAKTIFITGASRGFGKIWAEAFLKRGDNVVATARNIASLNDLTEKYGDAVLPIQLDVNNKADGVAAVQQAKAKFGSIDVLINNAGYGLFGTIEETTEQQAREQFETNVFGLLWVTQAVLPVMREQGHGHIIQVSSVLGITTLPTLGIYNASKFAVEGLSETLAAEVKGFGIKVSLIEPNGFSTEWAGPSASQTEAIPAYDGVKAAFREGLSDDSWGNPDATVDAVLKLVDSENPPLRLFLGKVAYPWVKQVYADKLATWEEWKDVAAAAHGH, from the coding sequence ATGGCAAAAACAATTTTTATAACAGGAGCTTCTCGCGGATTTGGTAAAATTTGGGCAGAAGCATTTTTAAAACGCGGTGACAATGTAGTAGCAACCGCCAGAAACATAGCATCATTAAATGATCTGACAGAAAAGTATGGCGATGCCGTATTGCCCATCCAGTTAGATGTAAATAACAAAGCCGATGGCGTTGCCGCTGTACAACAGGCTAAAGCAAAATTCGGCTCAATTGATGTGCTCATTAATAATGCAGGCTACGGCTTGTTCGGCACCATTGAAGAAACCACCGAGCAGCAGGCCCGCGAGCAGTTTGAAACCAACGTGTTTGGTTTGTTATGGGTAACACAAGCGGTATTGCCGGTTATGCGTGAGCAGGGTCACGGGCACATTATACAGGTATCAAGCGTGTTGGGTATAACCACCTTGCCAACCTTAGGTATTTACAACGCATCAAAATTTGCGGTTGAGGGCCTGAGCGAAACACTGGCTGCAGAGGTTAAAGGTTTCGGCATAAAGGTATCATTGATAGAGCCAAACGGCTTTAGTACAGAATGGGCTGGTCCGTCAGCATCACAAACAGAAGCCATTCCTGCCTATGATGGTGTTAAGGCAGCTTTCCGCGAAGGATTGTCTGACGATAGCTGGGGCAACCCCGATGCTACTGTTGATGCCGTTTTAAAACTGGTTGACAGCGAGAACCCTCCGTTGCGTCTGTTTTTGGGTAAGGTAGCCTATCCTTGGGTTAAACAGGTATATGCCGATAAATTAGCTACCTGGGAAGAATGGAAAGACGTTGCCGCTGCCGCACACGGGCACTAA
- a CDS encoding helix-turn-helix domain-containing protein — protein sequence MKHFKSISEMHREYGLAPPENPLISLHKCNNSCSLGAREFTGDFYLIGFKKLQSGIIMYGRTKYDQENGSMYFFKPRQVIEFKDLSFEEDGFLIYVHEDFLNGSPLHQDIKKYTYFDYETNEALHLSPREEEIVWDLYRKIETEYNNNPDEYSRDIMLTHIDSILKYAQRFYKRQFINRTELSGKTTSKFTKALTDYFEKGGLQQQGLPTVNFMADKLNVSPRYLSDMLKQETGKTAIELIHINLITEAKHLLKTADQSIAEIAYALGFENLPYFSRLFKKEVGISPNQFKKHELN from the coding sequence ATGAAGCACTTTAAAAGTATAAGCGAGATGCACCGCGAATATGGCCTTGCACCGCCCGAGAATCCGCTGATAAGTTTGCATAAATGCAACAACTCCTGCTCATTAGGCGCACGTGAGTTTACCGGCGATTTTTACCTGATAGGATTCAAAAAGCTTCAGTCGGGGATTATAATGTATGGCCGTACCAAGTACGATCAAGAGAATGGCTCCATGTATTTTTTTAAGCCGAGGCAGGTAATTGAGTTTAAGGACCTTTCTTTTGAAGAGGATGGCTTTTTAATTTATGTACATGAGGATTTTCTTAACGGAAGCCCGCTGCATCAGGATATAAAAAAGTACACCTATTTTGATTACGAAACCAACGAGGCCCTGCACCTGTCGCCACGTGAGGAAGAAATAGTATGGGACCTGTACCGCAAAATAGAAACCGAGTACAACAATAATCCGGATGAATATAGCCGCGATATTATGCTAACGCATATTGATTCCATACTGAAATACGCGCAACGGTTTTACAAGCGGCAGTTCATTAACCGCACCGAACTATCGGGCAAAACAACATCAAAGTTTACCAAGGCGCTTACCGATTATTTTGAAAAAGGCGGCTTGCAGCAACAGGGCTTACCAACGGTTAACTTTATGGCCGACAAGCTCAATGTATCGCCCAGGTATTTAAGCGATATGCTGAAACAGGAAACCGGCAAAACCGCCATTGAGCTGATACACATTAACCTGATAACCGAAGCCAAGCATCTGCTCAAAACCGCAGATCAATCCATTGCCGAAATAGCCTACGCTTTAGGCTTTGAGAACCTGCCCTATTTTTCACGACTGTTTAAAAAAGAGGTAGGCATTAGTCCTAATCAGTTTAAAAAGCATGAGTTGAATTAA